Sequence from the Granulicella sp. L56 genome:
TCCGCTCGCTCACGACAGTGTACTGCTTCATATAAGGAATCAGGCTGCTCCACGAAGAGATCTGCGCACCTACGTTGCAGAAGTTCGCTGCCACCGCAATCCAGATCGCCGGAACTCGCAGCAACTCTCCGAAGCTGCCATGGTTCTCGCCTTCGCCCTCATGCTCCGACGTCATCACCGGAAACTTCGTGCGCGAGAGGATCAGCGCGCACAGCAGCACCACCACACCGAACGTCAGATACGTTGGCACCACGCGCATAATCTCACTATGAAGATAGGCATGATAGGTGCCAGCCAGCTTCATAGCCGCAATCTGCGCGGCCTTCGGCTCCACGCCAGAGAAAATGAAATAAGTCCCGATCAGCACCCCGGTAATCGTCCCCGGAGGGTTGAACGCCTGCGAGAAGTTCAACCGCTGTTCCGAAGTATGTGGGTCGCCGAACTGCGCGATGAAAGGATTCGCCGCCGTCTCCAACACCGAAGCACCGCTGCCGACCGTGAACAGAGCGATCAGAAACAACGAGTATTGCCCGCTCACCGCCGCAGGCCAGAACAGCACCATTCCCGCCCCGAAGATGACCAGCCCGGTCACCATCCCGGCCTTGTAGCCCCACTTGCGCATCAGCAATGCCGCGGGAATCGCCATGCAGAAGTAGCCGAAGAAGTTCGCCGTCTGCACCAGTTGTGCGCTGAACTGCGACAGCTCGAACGACTTCCTGAATTGCTGCACGAGAATGTCAGTCAGGTTGTTCGACATTCCCCAAAGGAAAAACAGTACCGTCACAAAAATGAACGGCAGCAGGTGCCCCACAGGAAACATGGGGTGCTTCGTGCCATCGTCAACCTTTGCGCTTCCGCCAATCGGCGTAGAAATCTGCATCTCTATCCCTCAATCCTGAACTCTGTTCCTAAGCTTTAAATCTCCACCATAATCTTCGTAAACTTTGCGGGAGCCGCACTCCACTCGCCCAGCAGCCGCGCCGCCTCCGCCAGCGGAACCACCGCGCTCACCGCATCCTCCACCGGAAACTGTCCTGCCTCCAGCATTCGGATTACCTCGCGAAAGTCCTCCGGCAGCG
This genomic interval carries:
- the fucP gene encoding L-fucose:H+ symporter permease is translated as MQISTPIGGSAKVDDGTKHPMFPVGHLLPFIFVTVLFFLWGMSNNLTDILVQQFRKSFELSQFSAQLVQTANFFGYFCMAIPAALLMRKWGYKAGMVTGLVIFGAGMVLFWPAAVSGQYSLFLIALFTVGSGASVLETAANPFIAQFGDPHTSEQRLNFSQAFNPPGTITGVLIGTYFIFSGVEPKAAQIAAMKLAGTYHAYLHSEIMRVVPTYLTFGVVVLLCALILSRTKFPVMTSEHEGEGENHGSFGELLRVPAIWIAVAANFCNVGAQISSWSSLIPYMKQYTVVSERTAALYLLATLIAMAAGRFVSTPLMRFVRPSRMLAVYGVVNALLMLVAVNRPGLIGAWGVVASGFFISIMYPTIFALGLKGLGRNTKIGGSLLVMAIVGGAIFPPVSGLIARQTGSVALGYLVPMVGFCGVALYGFYQSAQRSLLSGPAY